A genomic window from Nicotiana sylvestris chromosome 11, ASM39365v2, whole genome shotgun sequence includes:
- the LOC138881762 gene encoding uncharacterized protein — MPDILKYDATSDPRDHVTAFTSGVKGNDFTKQEIELVYAKKFDETLTKGALTWCSLLPENSINSFAELVDSFIKEHSGAQKFEKRMEDIFKIKQGDSELLREFVDRFQRERMTLSRVPDNWAAMAFASNLNEKSSKATRRLKESLREFPATTWNDVYNRYNTKLRIEEDTISRSQKEEMDNSRYDHRSRDRELGSSSRFVKERNTRETRDDDRGTKAKFGDYNFNISTSELVAILRSMGDKVRWPKEMRSNVNRQNPDFWCEFHNDHGRKTADCRLLQGEVDHLLKQGYLTELFSEKDKQTYMKNM; from the exons atGCCTGATATTCTAAAATACGATGCAACCTctgatccacgagaccacgtgactgcattcacatcTGGAGTAAAGGGCAACGATTtcaccaaacaagaaattgaattagTATATGCCAAAAAATTCGAtgaaacactcactaagggagcattaacatggtgttctcttttacccgaaaattctataaattcttttgctgagcttgtagattcatttatcaaagaaCACTCAGGAGCTCAAAAATtcgaaaaaagaatggaggatattttcaaaataaagcaagGAGATTCGGAGTTGCTCAGAGAATTCGTAgatagattccaacgtgaaaggATGACGTTGTcgcgtgtacctgataactgggcagctatGGCTTTTGCCAGTAATTTAAATGAGAAAAGTTCaaaagccacgagacgactcaaggaaagtctacgtgaatttccagcaacaacttggaatgatgtaTACAACAGATACAACACAAagttgaggatagaagaagataccatCTCTCGATCTCAAAAGGAGGAGATG GATAACTCAAGGTACGATCATAGATCGAGAGATAGGGAGTTAGGCTCATCATCAAGGTTTGTAAAAGAGCGGAACACACGAGAGACGCGAGATGATGATAGAGGCACGAAGGCAAAATTTGGTGATTACAATTTCAATATTAGCACATCAGAATTAGTAGCAATATTAAGAAGCATGGGTGATAAGGTGcggtggccaaaggaaatgagatcaaatGTGAATAGGCAAAATCCTGATttctggtgcgagtttcataatgatcatGGTCGCAAAACGGCAGATTGTAGATTGCTGCAAGGTGAAGTTGACCATTTGTTAAAGCAAGGATATCTTACCGAATTGTTTAGTGAAAAAGATAAGCAAACATATATGAAGAACATGTAG
- the LOC138881763 gene encoding uncharacterized protein encodes MPFGLKNAGATYQQLVTKMFQEHLGKTMEVYIDDMPVKSQQAGDHIQHPSDTFQILRKFNMKLNPEKCAFGFSSGKFLGFIVSNSGIEVNPVQIKAIEEILDILQDQFKWLEKFQQALKNLKVYLSNPSLLAKPKDGEKLLIYLVAEVAELWILFTDGSSNVKGEGLGIVLVPPTGETIRQAIKCHPVNNNEAEYEAMTAAREARMQQYLEKLCDIVRQFQTWKVVQIPREENVKADVLANLASAAEVTNDKNAYVIHLFHSVLDQDKNEYGIVPEDKKQAQALCKNTAWITSTPYHPVGNGQAESTNVIINNLKKILEESKGNWPEVLPGVLWAYRTTTKISTGETPFSLVYGAEALIPVEIGEPSTRYTQATEESNEEEMRVNIDLLEERREAALIRMATQKQVIERYYNRKARL; translated from the exons ATGCCATTTGGCCTAAAAAATGCTGGAGCCACATATCAACAGTTggtgaccaaaatgttccaagaacatttagggaaaaccatGGAAGTCTACATAGATGATATGCCGGTCAAGTCACAACAAGCAGGGGATCATATTCAACACCCgtctgatacatttcagattctTCGTAAATTTAATATGAAGCtaaatcctgagaaatgtgcatttggcttttcatcaggtaagtttttgggattTATTGTTTCTAACAGTGGCATTGAAGTAAATCCCGTGCAAATTAAAGCTATTGAGGAGATTCTTGATATCTTACAA GATCAGTTCAAATGGTTAGAAAAATTTCAGCAagcactcaaaaatttgaaagTATACTTGTCAAATCCATCGTTGCTTGCGAAACCAAAAGATGGGGAGAAATTACTTATCTACCTTGTTGCAGAAGTAGCG GAACTttggattttattcactgatggttcatcgaATGTAAAAGGGGAAGGTCTAGGAATtgtcttggtaccacctacgggtgaaacaaTACGACAAGCCATAAAATGCCACCCTGTTaataacaatgaagcagagtatgaagctaTGACTGCAG ccagagaggcAAGAATGCAACAATACCTAGAAAAGTTATGTGATATAGTTAGGCAATTCCAAACCTGGAAAGTTGTGCAAATACCAAGAGAAGAAAATGTCAAGGCAGACGtcctagctaatcttgcatctgcaGCAGAAGTGACAAATGATAAAAATGCTTATGTAATTCATCTATTTCATTCAGTACTTGATCaagacaaaaatgag tatggtattGTCCCTGAAGATAAGAAACAGGCTCAAGCACTTTGCAAAAATACTGCTTG gattacttcaacgccttaccatccggtgggtaatggacaagctgaatcaacgaatgtcattatcaacaatttgaagaaaatatTGGAGGAATCCAAAGGCAATTGGCCAGAGGTGTTACCTGGTGTTTTGTGGGCTTAccgcacaacaacaaaaataagtaCGGGTGAAACACCGTTCTCACTTGTATACGGAGCTGAAGCCTTGATCCCAGtcgagataggggaaccaagcaCGAGATATACACAAGCAACTGAGGAGTCAAACGAAGAAGAAATGCGAGTAAACATAGATTTACTTGAAGAAAGAAGGGAAGCTGCACTAATAAGGATGGCAACACAAAAACAAGTTATAGAACGCTACTATAACCGGAAAGCTCGTCTatga